A genomic stretch from Chitinophaga agri includes:
- the rmuC gene encoding DNA recombination protein RmuC has product MDHLIIAIFALISCAALGAVIRVVSRSHQLKTSNAVLETQLSALNQSTGILRKEIQDKQSEIDQLNARLQIMQEETIRIESNGEARFREAENRLREQQEFIDRSNEQLKEAFNAISSEALKHNNASFVALAKSVLETQVVDAKGELEKRQQAIDALVKPLSETLNRFDENMRQLESSRQQQYGQINQFILGVQQSTEKLQKETHSLVSALKTSHIRGRYGEIALRRVVEFAGMTEHCDFNEQVSVNGEEGVLRPDMIIRLPEKKTIVVDSKVPLSAYMRAFETEDEEERKVLLNQHAAAVREHLKQLSAKAYWSQWQHSPDYVILYMQIESSFGAALQADPTLIEDGIRNKVVFATPTTLITLLRTVGFVWQQLHVAENIEDIRSAGIELYNRTNVLLRHFTNIGGSLKTVVNHYNDAVASLESRFVPQARKLYNLGPALKHTLPDVKPVESSVRQSGLQQEDFLPGDEEGTL; this is encoded by the coding sequence ATGGATCATCTTATCATAGCAATTTTCGCCCTGATCTCCTGTGCCGCCCTGGGAGCGGTTATCAGGGTTGTCTCCAGGAGTCATCAGTTAAAGACCAGCAATGCCGTTCTGGAAACACAGTTGTCTGCCCTCAATCAGTCAACAGGTATACTCCGGAAGGAAATACAGGATAAACAATCAGAGATCGATCAGCTGAATGCCCGTTTGCAGATCATGCAGGAAGAAACGATCCGCATAGAAAGTAACGGAGAAGCCCGTTTCAGGGAAGCGGAAAACCGGCTGCGTGAACAGCAGGAGTTTATCGACCGTTCCAACGAGCAACTGAAGGAAGCATTTAATGCTATTTCTTCTGAAGCGCTGAAGCATAATAATGCCTCTTTTGTGGCCCTCGCCAAGTCTGTTCTTGAAACACAGGTAGTCGATGCAAAAGGTGAACTGGAGAAACGTCAGCAGGCCATTGACGCACTTGTAAAACCGCTGTCGGAGACACTCAACCGCTTTGACGAAAATATGCGTCAGCTGGAGAGCAGCCGTCAGCAGCAGTATGGACAGATCAATCAGTTCATACTTGGTGTGCAGCAGAGTACAGAGAAATTACAGAAGGAAACTCACAGCCTGGTGAGCGCCCTGAAAACCTCGCATATCAGAGGACGTTACGGAGAAATTGCACTGCGAAGGGTAGTGGAATTTGCAGGCATGACGGAACATTGCGATTTCAATGAACAGGTATCTGTCAATGGAGAGGAAGGGGTGTTACGTCCTGATATGATCATTCGCCTGCCGGAAAAAAAGACCATTGTCGTAGACTCAAAAGTGCCGCTGAGCGCTTATATGCGAGCCTTTGAAACAGAAGATGAGGAAGAGCGTAAGGTACTGCTCAATCAGCATGCTGCTGCTGTACGTGAGCACCTGAAACAGCTGAGTGCCAAGGCGTACTGGAGCCAGTGGCAGCACTCACCAGATTATGTAATCCTTTATATGCAGATCGAATCTTCATTCGGTGCCGCCCTGCAGGCCGATCCAACACTGATTGAAGACGGTATACGTAATAAGGTCGTATTTGCCACACCTACAACGCTGATCACCTTACTGCGTACCGTAGGTTTCGTATGGCAGCAGCTGCATGTAGCCGAGAATATTGAGGATATCAGGTCTGCAGGTATTGAACTGTACAACCGTACGAATGTCTTATTAAGACACTTCACTAACATCGGCGGTAGTCTGAAAACCGTTGTTAACCACTATAACGATGCCGTGGCATCACTCGAAAGCCGTTTCGTTCCACAGGCACGGAAATTGTATAATCTGGGGCCGGCGCTGAAGCATACGCTGCCGGACGTGAAACCGGTTGAGTCAAGCGTGCGGCAATCCGGACTGCAACAGGAAGATTTTTTACCGGGTGATGAGGAGGGTACCTTGTAA
- a CDS encoding porin family protein, whose product MKKGLLLAGILAVITGTAANAQRVNYGLKATLLVSNIKGEGINPGSKPGFQGGAFFEFNLTKDKKWGIQPELLFTQTSAKKGNDFAQKYVTYHNTQGREKVKISAVTVPILVRYTPIPALTFNLGAQYSNLFFIDENLIKGNLDAFKKNDIGIVGGAQVNVANVRFIARYVKGVANINNIPAPQYNWKTNQFTLGIGIAFK is encoded by the coding sequence ATGAAAAAAGGATTATTACTGGCAGGAATCCTAGCAGTAATTACAGGAACTGCAGCCAATGCACAACGTGTAAATTACGGGTTGAAGGCGACTTTATTAGTCTCTAACATCAAGGGAGAGGGCATTAATCCTGGCTCCAAACCAGGATTTCAGGGCGGCGCCTTCTTTGAATTTAACCTGACTAAGGACAAGAAGTGGGGTATCCAGCCGGAATTGCTTTTTACACAGACCTCCGCTAAAAAAGGAAATGACTTTGCACAGAAGTACGTGACCTATCATAACACGCAAGGCAGAGAAAAAGTTAAGATCAGTGCTGTTACTGTTCCCATCCTGGTACGTTACACACCAATCCCTGCGCTGACCTTCAACCTTGGTGCTCAATACAGCAACCTGTTCTTCATTGATGAGAACCTGATAAAAGGTAACCTCGATGCTTTCAAAAAGAATGACATCGGTATCGTTGGTGGTGCACAGGTTAATGTGGCAAACGTTCGTTTCATTGCCCGTTATGTAAAGGGGGTAGCAAATATCAATAATATTCCTGCGCCTCAGTATAACTGGAAGACCAACCAGTTCACACTGGGTATCGGTATAGCTTTCAAATAA
- a CDS encoding DUF885 family protein, giving the protein MKFIYCLLTAGCLIAGRTFAQEKDMMTLQQHYDADKGSLLRFYRIAYSPERTERLKTFNTDYLLQLNGISFDKLTVGERVEYVLFKMKLQEELRLLEVEGSEYRQVADWFPLADKIYAAEKLRRRGTKQDAQALAGTLRDMSVALQAKAKQLGSAKGININLLRSGAAVTKGLQDAIHSIYNFYDDYDPMFTWWVPAPYKQLDSVLKAYGDSWQQQIKTLPGGKDDGSGIVGYPIGREELVRQLQNELIPYSPEELIDIANKEFAFCDAEMLKASQEMGFGKDWHKAMEKVKNTYVPAGEQPDAIMKIYDESMAFLKEKQLITIPPVAEETWRMIMMTPERQLVNPFFTGGEVLSISYPTNDMDEADKLMSMRGNNPHFSRATVHHELFAGHALEQFMNNRYKTYRNFETPFWVEGWSLYWEMLLWDLKFPRSPEDRIGMLFWRMHRCARILFSLNYHLGKWTPQQCIDFLVDRVGHERANAAGEVRRSFKGDYSPLYQVAYMIGGLQFMALKKELVDSGKMTYQQYHDAVMKENALPVEMLRAILTDQPIGKDFKTNWRFYKL; this is encoded by the coding sequence ATGAAATTTATTTACTGCCTGTTAACAGCCGGATGTCTCATTGCCGGCCGTACCTTCGCGCAGGAAAAAGACATGATGACGCTACAGCAGCACTATGATGCTGATAAGGGGAGCCTCCTGCGTTTCTACCGGATAGCGTATTCACCGGAGAGAACGGAACGGCTGAAAACCTTTAACACGGACTACCTGCTGCAGCTGAACGGTATTTCCTTTGATAAACTGACGGTCGGGGAACGTGTGGAATATGTGCTGTTTAAAATGAAGCTGCAGGAGGAACTGCGCCTGCTGGAAGTAGAAGGGAGTGAGTATAGGCAGGTGGCAGACTGGTTTCCGCTGGCCGATAAAATATATGCAGCCGAAAAGCTCAGAAGGCGTGGCACAAAACAGGATGCCCAGGCGCTGGCAGGTACCCTGCGGGACATGTCGGTAGCGTTGCAGGCGAAAGCTAAACAGCTGGGCAGTGCAAAAGGGATTAACATCAACCTGTTACGCAGCGGAGCCGCCGTCACCAAAGGATTGCAGGATGCTATTCACAGTATATACAACTTCTATGATGACTATGATCCCATGTTCACCTGGTGGGTGCCCGCTCCCTATAAACAACTGGATAGTGTACTTAAAGCCTATGGAGATAGCTGGCAGCAACAGATAAAGACCCTGCCGGGTGGTAAGGATGATGGCAGCGGTATTGTCGGTTATCCTATTGGAAGAGAGGAGCTGGTGCGACAGCTGCAGAATGAGCTGATCCCCTATTCTCCGGAAGAACTCATCGATATTGCTAATAAGGAATTTGCCTTCTGCGATGCGGAAATGCTGAAGGCAAGCCAGGAAATGGGCTTCGGAAAGGATTGGCACAAGGCCATGGAAAAGGTGAAGAACACGTATGTTCCAGCTGGAGAACAGCCAGACGCTATCATGAAAATATATGATGAGTCTATGGCCTTCCTGAAGGAAAAGCAGCTTATTACCATCCCGCCGGTGGCAGAGGAGACCTGGCGTATGATCATGATGACGCCGGAAAGACAGCTGGTGAACCCCTTCTTTACAGGCGGCGAAGTGCTCAGTATCTCTTATCCGACCAATGACATGGACGAAGCCGATAAGCTGATGAGCATGCGGGGCAATAATCCGCATTTCTCCCGTGCCACGGTACACCACGAACTATTTGCGGGGCATGCACTGGAACAGTTCATGAACAACCGCTATAAGACGTATCGTAATTTCGAGACACCTTTCTGGGTGGAAGGATGGTCATTATACTGGGAAATGCTGTTGTGGGACCTGAAGTTCCCCCGCTCTCCGGAGGACCGTATCGGTATGCTGTTCTGGCGGATGCATCGCTGCGCACGTATCCTGTTCTCGCTCAACTACCACCTGGGTAAATGGACACCGCAGCAATGTATAGATTTCCTGGTAGACAGGGTAGGGCACGAGCGGGCGAACGCTGCCGGTGAAGTACGCCGGTCATTTAAAGGCGATTACAGCCCTTTATACCAGGTTGCCTATATGATTGGCGGTTTGCAGTTCATGGCGCTTAAGAAAGAGCTGGTTGACAGTGGTAAAATGACCTATCAGCAGTACCACGATGCCGTGATGAAGGAAAACGCGCTGCCAGTGGAAATGCTGCGGGCGATACTGACGGATCAGCCGATAGGAAAGGACTTTAAAACGAACTGGCGTTTTTATAAGTTATAG
- a CDS encoding NAD(P)/FAD-dependent oxidoreductase — MEVLIIGGGIIGLSSAFYLQQAGYTVTVIDRTDMQQGCSYGNAGYICPSHFVPLATPGIVRQGLKWMLNAKSPFYIKPSLSRSMISWGWQFMKSATKEHVERAAVPLRDIALLSKRLYEEWTHIPGLDFSYDPQGMLELFNSEENAHHAEHTIKDAHALGIDARLIDRATLQQMEPDTAINALGAVYFPGDAQLYPNQLMHSLMTYLRSRGVQFRGKEEVTGFINEGNRVKGVRTATNVYAADHIVVAAGVWSRDLAKELQLKIPMVGGRGYSVTLEDAPYKVRHSVILSEARVAISPMNGNKIRFGGTMEITGLNAPPRMQRVEGILESVKRYFPAYDIPLPPADQVWFGYRPCSADGLPHIGNLERYPNVTVATGHSMLGISLGAATGKLVGELVTKAPVSMDIAPFKVERFS, encoded by the coding sequence ATGGAAGTACTCATTATCGGCGGAGGAATTATAGGCCTGAGCAGTGCCTTTTATCTGCAACAGGCAGGATATACGGTCACCGTGATCGACAGAACGGATATGCAGCAGGGATGCTCCTATGGTAACGCAGGGTACATCTGCCCCAGTCATTTCGTGCCACTGGCTACGCCGGGTATCGTCAGACAGGGACTCAAATGGATGCTCAACGCTAAAAGTCCTTTTTACATCAAACCCAGTCTCAGTCGCAGCATGATCAGCTGGGGATGGCAGTTTATGAAGAGTGCCACAAAGGAACATGTGGAACGCGCTGCTGTACCATTGAGAGATATTGCCCTGCTGAGCAAACGCCTGTATGAGGAATGGACACATATTCCCGGACTGGATTTCTCCTACGATCCGCAGGGAATGCTGGAACTCTTTAACTCAGAAGAAAACGCGCATCACGCGGAACACACCATAAAAGACGCACATGCGCTTGGCATAGACGCCCGTCTTATAGACAGGGCCACCCTGCAGCAGATGGAGCCTGATACGGCTATCAATGCACTTGGGGCGGTTTATTTTCCCGGTGATGCACAGCTCTATCCCAATCAGCTGATGCACAGTCTGATGACCTATCTGCGCAGCCGGGGCGTACAGTTCAGGGGAAAGGAGGAAGTGACCGGATTTATCAATGAAGGTAATAGGGTCAAAGGCGTAAGAACTGCTACGAATGTGTATGCTGCAGATCATATTGTGGTGGCTGCCGGCGTGTGGAGCCGGGATCTTGCAAAGGAACTGCAACTGAAGATCCCGATGGTAGGTGGTCGCGGCTACTCAGTGACGTTAGAGGATGCGCCATATAAAGTAAGGCACTCCGTTATCCTCAGTGAGGCCAGGGTAGCTATTTCTCCCATGAACGGGAATAAGATACGCTTTGGTGGTACCATGGAGATCACCGGACTGAACGCACCTCCGCGTATGCAAAGGGTGGAAGGCATCCTGGAATCCGTTAAACGTTATTTCCCGGCATATGATATTCCTTTGCCTCCGGCAGATCAGGTATGGTTCGGTTACCGTCCCTGCAGCGCTGATGGCCTGCCGCACATCGGTAACCTGGAACGCTATCCGAATGTAACAGTCGCTACAGGGCATTCGATGCTGGGTATCAGTCTGGGTGCCGCGACCGGTAAGCTGGTTGGGGAACTGGTGACCAAAGCACCCGTATCTATGGACATCGCTCCGTTTAAAGTTGAACGATTCAGTTAA
- a CDS encoding 4-hydroxyproline epimerase, with protein MKKTFFCIDAHTCGNPVRLVAGGGPVLHGNNMSEKRNHFLEEYDWIRTGLMFEPRGHDMMSGSILYPPHDPANDVGVLFIETSGCLPMCGHGTIGTITIALEEGLIQPKTPGIVRMEAPAGLVLIEYRQEGKKVKSVKLTNVASYLAATDIVVECPDLGPLTVDVSYGGNYYAIVDVQENFPGLEHYTASQLIGWARELRKRINEKHTFIHPDNPHINGCSHVLWTGAVMDQTSTARNAVFYGDKAIDRSPCGTGTSARMAQWYARGKLKKGDHFIHESIIGSRFIGTIEEETTVAGVPAIRPGIEGWARIYGYNTITIDPEDDPYAYGLQVI; from the coding sequence GTGAAGAAAACATTTTTTTGCATAGACGCACATACCTGTGGCAATCCCGTCAGGTTGGTAGCCGGTGGAGGACCAGTACTCCACGGAAATAATATGAGCGAGAAGCGGAACCATTTTCTGGAGGAATATGACTGGATAAGAACAGGGCTGATGTTCGAACCGCGTGGTCATGATATGATGAGTGGCAGCATCCTTTACCCGCCACATGATCCTGCTAACGACGTAGGTGTTCTTTTTATCGAGACCAGTGGCTGCCTCCCTATGTGCGGACATGGTACGATTGGTACGATCACCATTGCGCTGGAAGAAGGACTGATACAGCCGAAAACGCCAGGTATTGTGCGAATGGAAGCGCCCGCAGGATTAGTCCTCATCGAATACAGGCAGGAGGGTAAAAAAGTAAAAAGCGTCAAGCTCACCAATGTAGCTTCCTACCTCGCCGCTACAGATATCGTCGTGGAATGCCCGGATCTTGGTCCGCTAACTGTGGATGTTTCCTATGGAGGGAACTATTACGCCATCGTGGACGTACAGGAGAACTTCCCCGGATTGGAACACTACACAGCTTCTCAGCTGATCGGCTGGGCCAGGGAACTGCGTAAACGCATCAATGAAAAGCACACCTTCATACACCCGGACAATCCTCATATAAACGGCTGTTCTCACGTACTGTGGACCGGCGCGGTCATGGATCAGACCTCCACAGCCCGCAACGCTGTCTTCTACGGAGACAAGGCCATTGACCGCTCTCCCTGCGGTACCGGCACCTCCGCCCGCATGGCACAGTGGTACGCCAGGGGAAAACTGAAAAAAGGTGACCACTTCATTCATGAAAGCATCATTGGCTCCCGTTTTATCGGCACCATCGAAGAAGAAACCACAGTGGCAGGTGTGCCTGCTATACGCCCTGGTATCGAAGGCTGGGCCAGAATATACGGATACAACACGATCACAATAGATCCTGAGGATGATCCATATGCATATGGATTACAGGTGATTTAA